In Pseudoalteromonas sp. MM1, a single window of DNA contains:
- a CDS encoding AlpA family transcriptional regulator, with translation MRLIKLKEVIEKTSLGRSTIYEFMTKGTFPKQVSLGAKSVAWLESEVDDWIMERIGEREV, from the coding sequence ATGCGTTTAATCAAATTAAAAGAAGTAATCGAAAAAACATCACTAGGCCGTTCAACAATTTATGAGTTTATGACTAAAGGCACATTTCCAAAGCAAGTATCGTTAGGTGCCAAATCTGTAGCCTGGCTTGAGTCAGAAGTGGATGATTGGATAATGGAAAGAATTGGTGAAAGGGAAGTGTAA
- a CDS encoding tyrosine-type recombinase/integrase: protein MAEVQAVKNLDTVRLVSYLLEKRCSRQMSQIWNIGLNLALRISDLLAVKFTDINNDRLIIYESKTSKLAEIKLNDKALTLINEIKLTHPLHIYLFQSYRNQQAINSKPKPLSRRAVTKAFALVGEELNIHLGTHSMRKTRGYHLYQKTHDIARVMKMLRHSSEATTLRYIGITQEEIDKDFEELEL, encoded by the coding sequence ATGGCTGAAGTACAAGCAGTTAAAAATCTTGATACAGTAAGGCTTGTTAGTTATTTACTAGAAAAGCGTTGTTCAAGACAAATGAGCCAAATATGGAATATTGGCTTAAATCTCGCGCTTAGAATATCTGACTTACTTGCAGTGAAGTTCACTGACATAAACAACGATAGGTTGATTATTTACGAGTCAAAGACCTCGAAATTAGCTGAAATAAAGTTAAATGATAAAGCGCTTACCTTAATCAACGAAATTAAACTGACTCATCCACTCCACATCTACTTATTTCAATCATACCGAAATCAACAAGCGATTAACTCAAAGCCTAAACCGCTATCACGTAGAGCGGTTACAAAAGCATTTGCGCTAGTTGGTGAAGAACTAAATATTCATTTAGGTACTCACTCAATGCGTAAAACACGCGGTTATCACTTGTATCAGAAAACCCACGACATCGCCCGAGTAATGAAAATGCTTCGCCATAGCTCCGAAGCAACCACACTTCGTTATATAGGCATAACACAGGAGGAAATAGACAAAGACTTTGAAGAACTAGAGCTATAA
- the radC gene encoding DNA repair protein RadC codes for MQGQQSLYEFKHPVNDEQILEAAAYIIAKKQFRDGVLNSPNDCEEYLKHKLAIHEHEVFAVLFLDSQNRILEFKELFRGTINAASVYPREVVKEVLELNAASVILAHNHPSGVTTPSQADKLITTKLQQALNLIDVSVLDHIIIGESTYSFAEHGLI; via the coding sequence ATGCAAGGTCAACAGTCGTTATATGAATTTAAACACCCAGTAAATGATGAGCAGATACTAGAAGCCGCTGCATACATAATCGCTAAGAAGCAGTTTCGTGATGGCGTTTTAAATAGCCCTAATGATTGCGAAGAATACTTAAAGCATAAACTCGCGATACATGAGCATGAGGTATTTGCCGTACTGTTTTTAGATAGCCAAAACCGCATACTGGAGTTTAAAGAGCTATTTAGAGGCACTATTAATGCAGCTAGTGTTTACCCTAGAGAAGTCGTTAAAGAAGTGTTAGAGCTTAATGCAGCATCCGTTATCCTGGCGCATAACCACCCTTCGGGCGTTACCACCCCATCTCAAGCAGACAAACTTATTACTACCAAACTTCAACAGGCACTTAACCTAATTGATGTATCTGTGCTTGATCACATCATCATTGGTGAAAGCACGTATTCATTTGCTGAGCATGGATTAATTTAA
- a CDS encoding DUF2787 domain-containing protein, translated as MALKIEQVAGLKVPDSFIDVIVSAVTNRGDSLGGSKAVTLNFRDPDYSPEAGGFHPVEVRLEKQATSWQLIYITDFSYQGRHAPELIKEIDVCFSIKQVYHFLAGWLNAKEGKELLALFISNFVEYYNTGCYQVTVTTE; from the coding sequence ATGGCGTTAAAAATAGAGCAAGTAGCAGGCTTAAAAGTGCCTGACTCTTTTATTGATGTGATTGTGAGTGCAGTTACCAATAGAGGTGATTCTTTAGGCGGTTCTAAGGCGGTTACACTTAACTTTAGAGATCCAGACTACAGCCCTGAAGCTGGCGGCTTTCACCCAGTAGAAGTTAGGTTAGAAAAGCAGGCCACCAGCTGGCAGCTTATTTATATTACTGACTTTTCGTATCAGGGCCGTCATGCCCCTGAACTGATAAAAGAAATTGATGTGTGCTTTAGCATTAAGCAAGTTTATCACTTTTTAGCTGGTTGGTTGAACGCTAAGGAAGGTAAAGAGCTATTAGCCTTGTTCATTTCAAACTTTGTTGAGTACTACAACACAGGTTGTTATCAGGTTACGGTTACAACTGAATAA
- a CDS encoding inovirus Gp2 family protein yields MNNQKQYSVTTIPTYKQYQTLARDNQPLVIPYLDAIEKVMLAACAEHKRTFAVRVDLRLPAHSNTIDLDSNKVIKRFIASLEAQIKADTKRKAREGRTPHPCNVRYIWAREQSTAHHQHYHCVLFFNKDRYHCTGKINAESDNLFTRTVKAWASALSLPLDETMQLVHLPNNAHYYLGANSSDFTQDFHALFYRLSYLAKLNTKQYGSGQRCFGYSQR; encoded by the coding sequence ATGAATAATCAAAAACAATACTCAGTAACTACTATCCCTACTTACAAGCAATATCAAACACTCGCTAGAGACAATCAGCCCTTAGTTATTCCCTACTTAGATGCTATTGAGAAAGTCATGCTTGCTGCATGTGCTGAGCATAAAAGAACGTTTGCTGTGAGAGTTGATTTAAGGTTACCTGCTCATTCAAATACAATTGATTTAGATAGCAATAAAGTTATTAAACGATTCATTGCTTCTCTTGAGGCGCAGATTAAAGCTGATACAAAACGTAAAGCTCGTGAAGGTAGAACACCACACCCTTGCAATGTTAGGTATATTTGGGCAAGAGAACAGAGCACAGCTCATCATCAACATTACCATTGTGTACTATTTTTTAATAAAGACCGCTATCACTGTACGGGTAAAATAAATGCAGAGAGTGATAACCTGTTTACTCGAACAGTTAAGGCCTGGGCGAGTGCGTTGAGCTTACCGTTGGATGAAACGATGCAATTAGTTCATTTACCTAATAATGCACATTACTACCTCGGCGCTAATAGCTCTGATTTCACTCAAGACTTTCATGCTCTGTTTTATCGACTGAGTTACCTCGCAAAGCTCAATACTAAGCAATATGGTTCAGGGCAGCGTTGTTTTGGCTATAGTCAGAGGTAA
- a CDS encoding tyrosine-type recombinase/integrase, with the protein MARPVVRLTDKKIKSITSTGKEQTLSDGGGLQLRVLPSGTKSWQFKFKDPISDKFNKLPLGLYPALSLANARTKAIEYQELLAQGINPKAYELAKKQAESRKAANTFLAAAELWFERKKPTVTPHHAAREWRTLEMYIFPKLQDTPLESITAIDTIEILRPLETDGKHSTIKRICQSLNQIMDYSVNHGFINANPLAKIIKVFTKNTVEHMATIRPEELPDFLTALNGSQTIQNKTKLLILWQLHTITRSKEAAGAKWADINVEDAVWMIPAEEMKRRRAHRVPLTSATLAILEQMKPLSGHHEYVFPSERNEKSHASTYTVNAAIKRSLGYKDKLVAHGLRSVASTALHEKGYDSLLVEACLAHADENETRAAYNRSDYLEQRRSIMRWWSDFIEQANLK; encoded by the coding sequence ATGGCTAGGCCTGTAGTACGTCTAACGGATAAAAAGATAAAATCAATTACTAGTACAGGCAAAGAGCAAACGCTTTCTGACGGTGGCGGTCTTCAACTGCGTGTTTTACCTAGCGGTACTAAATCTTGGCAATTTAAGTTTAAAGATCCAATAAGTGATAAATTTAATAAATTACCCCTTGGGCTTTATCCAGCACTATCGCTTGCTAACGCAAGGACTAAAGCTATTGAGTATCAAGAACTATTAGCGCAAGGTATTAATCCAAAGGCATATGAACTAGCTAAAAAACAGGCAGAGAGCCGTAAAGCTGCGAATACTTTTTTAGCTGCCGCAGAACTTTGGTTTGAACGAAAAAAGCCAACTGTTACGCCTCATCACGCAGCTAGGGAGTGGCGAACACTTGAGATGTATATTTTCCCAAAGTTGCAAGACACACCTTTAGAAAGCATTACAGCGATTGATACTATTGAAATTCTCAGGCCACTTGAGACTGACGGTAAACACTCCACAATCAAACGTATTTGCCAAAGCTTAAACCAGATCATGGATTACTCAGTAAATCATGGCTTTATCAATGCCAATCCACTAGCAAAAATCATAAAAGTATTTACTAAAAATACAGTAGAGCATATGGCAACGATTAGACCTGAAGAGCTACCTGATTTTTTAACCGCTCTGAATGGCTCGCAAACCATCCAGAACAAAACAAAGCTTTTAATTTTGTGGCAACTGCATACTATTACTCGCTCAAAAGAAGCCGCAGGTGCTAAGTGGGCCGATATTAATGTTGAAGATGCTGTATGGATGATTCCAGCTGAAGAAATGAAACGCAGAAGAGCGCACCGAGTACCTTTAACGTCTGCTACTTTGGCAATACTTGAGCAAATGAAACCACTCAGCGGTCACCATGAATATGTATTCCCGAGTGAGCGTAATGAAAAGAGCCATGCAAGTACCTATACGGTGAATGCAGCGATTAAACGTAGCTTGGGTTACAAAGATAAACTGGTAGCACATGGCTTGCGCTCAGTTGCTTCTACAGCGCTTCATGAAAAAGGTTACGATAGCCTTTTAGTTGAAGCCTGCTTAGCTCATGCAGATGAAAATGAAACAAGAGCGGCATATAACCGCTCAGACTATTTAGAACAACGTAGGTCTATTATGCGCTGGTGGAGTGACTTTATTGAGCAAGCCAATTTAAAGTAA